A stretch of DNA from Cyanobacteriota bacterium:
TTGTTTTTCTGGTTTCACCTGGTTTGCTTCGCTTCGCTCGCAATGACGGTGCTACCATCAAATAATACTAAATCTCGCTTTCTTTTGTTCTTAACTTAAGCTTAATCTGTATTACGTTACAATACTAACAATGTCAATATAGATTTGTCAAGTCTTTTGTAAAATATATTTACACTTTAACATTAAAATTTGTTAATCTTGGGGCGATAGCTAGTATTACCAATGTCAATATAGATTTCCCAAGTCTTTTGTAAAATATATTTACACTTTAACATTAAAATTTGTTAATCTTGGGGCGGTATGGGGAACTCAAGCTTAGTATTTTGCTGGCTTTGGGCTTGGATTTGCTTGATTGTGGTATAATGAGAACTAGAACACACATACAGTGTTAGGTTCAGTTCATGGATAGGGATTTTTACATATATGAGATACTCAAGTCTCAAAATACGGTGTTTACTCCAAACGAACTCTCGCTATTGTGGAGAGACGATAATAAAGCCAATATCTATAGAAGGCTTTCTTATTATTGCCAAACTGGTAAGCTCATCCGTATTAAACAAGGCTTATACGCCAAGGATCCTAATTATAATAGATATGAGTTTGCTACTAAGCAATTTAAGCCTTCCTACGTCAGTTTAATCACGGTGCTGAGAGAAGAAGCGATGATATTTCAGTATTACGAAACCATATACCTCTGTTCATACCTTAGTCGTGATATTGAAGTTGAGAAGCAGGGATATCGCTACAAGAAGATTTCAAAGGATATTTTGCTGAATCCTAGAGGCTTAGAAGATAAGGAATTCTATTTTCGCGCTAGTAAAGAAAGAGCATTTCTGGATGCTTTATACTTATACAGAGAGTACTATTTTGATAATTTAAGACCACTTGATTGGGGTAAATGTTTTGATTTGGTGGAGATTTATTCATCAAAGGCAATGAACAAACGGCTTGAGTCTTATTACAAAATATATAAAGAAGACGAGGAGTAATTTATCTTAGATACTAATAAACATAGAGATATAATGATATCAATTCTAACTGATATTTATAGTAATTCCAAAATAGCTCCACATCTGGGTTTCAAGGGTGGTACAGCTCTATATTTTTTTTATAAGCTCAATAGATTTTCTGTTGATCTTGACTTTGATTTACTTGATCCAGAGAAAGGATTATTGGTCCATGAAACATTGTTGAAGATTTGCTCTAATTATGGTCTAATCCAAGATGAAGCTCTCAAGCATTTTGGTGGACTGATTGCAATGTCCTATCAAAAAGGTTTGCACCATCTCAAGATTGATGTTTCACACTGCACAGTTAATTCTAGTTATAAGCCTAAGTTGTTTTTGGGGATTCCGATTTTGGTTATGCAATTAGAAGATATGGCAGCTAATAAGTTACTGGCATTGACAGAGCGTAAAGTACCAGCTGCAAGAGATGTTTTTGATGCTTATTTTATTTTGCAAAACAAAATAGATATTACTGAAAGTGTTATAGAAGGCAGAACAGGATTGAATTTGATAGAGTATCTACGCAAAACAATCGACTTTGTCGAAAACAACTTTGATTATGATTTGCTTGATGCTTTGGGTGAGCTTGTAGAGCCAAAACAAAAAACATGGGTCAAAGAGAAGATGAAACAGGATACAATTGTGCAATTGAGAATTCGTTTGGATAGTTTGGAGAATTGTTTTTAATGGAGAGACTAAGCTATGTCTACGGTCCAGTACGCTCATGGCGCTCAGGTACTTCACTTGGTATCGATCCAATTGGCTCAACGAGTACTTGCTCCTTTAGTTGCGCTTACTGTCAGCTAGGCAAGATCCAAAAAGTCACTACTGAAATTAAGACCTATGTACCAACTGAATATATTATTGAAGACTTGCAGGCACTAGAAGCTAGTGGTGGATTTGTTTATGAAGATCTAGATGTAATTACTTTTGCTGGTTCTGGAGAGCCGACACTCGCCCAGAATCTTGCCCAGATGATTGATGCAATTCGTGAACTATACAAAGATCGCAAGAAGCAAGTCCCTATTTCTATTTTGACAAATGCCACGATGTTTAATGACTCGCTAGTGCGTGAGCGTGCTTTGCATGCTGATTTAATCTCTCTTAAGCTGGATGCGCCGAATGATGAGATCTTGAGCTCTGTCAATCAGCCTGCTGAAGGGGTTTCAGTGGCGAGTATTGTTAGTGGGATTACGATGCTTGCTTTAGATTGCCAGGCTGACACGACTCTGCAATTGCAAATCATGATCATGCCCAAATGGCTTGGGAAGAACGAATATCTTGCTGAGATGGCGGCTGTGATTCGTGATCTTGGAATTAACAAACTACAAATCAATACTCCTACAAGAGCCAAACCAGTCTCTAAGACTGGAGACTATTGGATAGATACTAGAGGTAATCATTATGGACCTGGAGAGGCTGACGATATTAAACCAGAATATATTGAATTTACTGAATTGCCAGTGATAACTAAGGAGCAGGCTTTTGCACTGGAAGATACTTGGCGAGAGCTTTTGCGCGATAGTTTGCCTGAGCTAGAGATTGTTAATGTTTATAAACGCTAGGACTGGATTGCCACGCCCTTTGGGCTCGCAATGACGGTTTTGACTAGAATTCATACTGCTCCATATATTCTTGGAAGTCTAGGATTCTTGAGATATCACTTTGTTTAAATAAAAATCCTTTACTTCTTTCAACTAAATGCTTTAAGTCTAAGTCTTGGCAGCGTGCCAAAACACGTTCTTTAAGTTCTTGTGGGCTGGAAATATTAAGTGCTTGTTTTAAGTAATCATAATTTGGTTTAGTTTTAGGTGCAATTGAACTGATATCAAAAAGATCTCTACCCATCTCTCTATCAAAGAAGGCTCTAAATTTTTGTGAGAGGGCGATGTCAATTGGCATAACTTTGATTTTGGAATTGAGATCAAACTTGTTGAATTGGAAAATATTACTTTGGTATTCTATGCCTTGGTTTTCTGAATCCATTTTAATTAATAGGACTTCGTTTTTGTGAGGACTTACTTCGTATTGAAAAAGTAAGCCCGGGAATCTAATATTGTAATGAAACACGGTTTTGTTTAATCTGGTTTTGCTGATGTCTATGTTCCAGCCATTAAGTCTTAGTTCTCTTTGAATATAGTCGCCAAGCTCAATCCATTCATCGAGGCTTAGGTCCTTGTTGTCAAAGTCTAAATCCTCTGAGAAGCGCTGTGTGTTGTATGCAATCCTCAGAGCTGTACCTCCAATGAAAATCAGTTTCTTAGAGATCGGTGATTGAAAGACTAAATGCAAAATATGATGTTGTAAGTATTCGCGTAAAACAGACCTCTTGTCTGATTGAACAGTTGACGGGAAGTATTGTGTTATTTCTTGGTAATCAAGCATGGTGAGCACTCCTTATAATATTGTCGATTCTTTTTTCTAGAGCTTTATTGTTGAATTGATCTAAGTATCGATAAAGCAATTTAAGATCAGCTTGTTCAATAAAGTATTCATAATCAAAACGTAGATCATCTAAGTCTTGTTTTGTTTTGAGGTCTGGATGAAGATAGAAATAATCCAAGACTGCTTTTTCTATTTTGGCAATTTTGACTTTAACTTTAGCTAGAGTATCAATTCTGTAACCAAATATCAGACTGGGTTTTAGATGCTGGTAAATGAAGCCACCAATAGGAGTATAAAAATCTATGGTTCTGCGACTTGTTGCCGAGGTCTGATTTACAATAGTTTCGGGAATAAGTCCGTATTGTGATAACGCAAGTTCAAAAGAGATATATGACGGTCGATAAATTTGATTTGCTATATGTGAAAGCAGATGGTTATTCAATTCTAAATCTGCAAAAATGTAATAGCCTCTACGAATTTTGCGTATGTATTGTTTTTTTTGCCAGTCGCTTAATAGATTTAGATCAAAATTTGGCGCAATAATATGAATGTCTGCTTTGTTAAAAACAATCATGTTTGCCATCTTGGATTTAAAATCTACATATTTCATTTCTGTTAGTAGTGTTTTTTCACTAGTAATAGAAATATTCCACTAAAGTTACAATTTTGCAACCTTAATGAAATAAAACATCACTTGCGCTAGTGACCCTTACTTATGTAATATTATAACAGGTGAAATACTATCCCATCATTAATTCTGTTTTAGACTTGCCAGAGCAAGTTAATCTAGCAGTTATGAAGCTAAGTTCTAGTGATATAGAACTTGAAGCTCTTGAGCTTAGTTTTGCTTGTCCTCGTTTATTGGAGCATTTAGAGGAGCTTTATTGTCTGGCGACTAGGTCTGGTCACAAACTCGGCTTGGCTAGCCTGATTGATAAAACTCAATTATCCTCCTTAAAACAAATAGCTGAGCCTTGGCTTCAAGAAGCTATCGAAGTTTTTGCGCCAGCCTTGGATACTGAAATCATAAAAACAATTCAAGAAGATCCATGGATGTCTCAATACTTGAATTATATTCCTGGAGTTTACTCTCAAGCTGACGTTAATGCTCTATTGAGAGCTGGTTATGCTGGAAATAAATTCAAGATCTATCCTTTGAATCCGACAAGCTCTAGTGATTTCTTTAATTCCCTTCAAGGACCTTATCCGGAGTTGCGTGACTATCAAGCTAAGGGCAAGAAGCTTGCCACTATCACTTCACCGCGCGACTTTCAGAAACTACGCAAGAAAAAACAGGATTGGGAATTTCAGCCCGAGCAGCGCAGCCCGCAGTCTGTGATTGATTACATCAAGGTCTTAGTGCCTAATGCTCAAGTTATAGTTTCTGGTCTGAGCGGAGACAAGACACAGTTGCAGTCCTTAACAGGTTATGATTTTGTAGCTACAAGGATGAATTTACTATGATTAATATAGTTCTCTATCAACCAGAGATTCCGCAAAATACAGGTAATATCGCTCGTTGTTGTGTTGCCAATGATTTACATTTGCATTTAATTAAACCACTTGGTTTTGAGTTGAGTGATAAATATCTCAAAAGATCTGGTCTTGATTACTGGCAACATATTAATTATACAGTGTATAATTCTTGGCAAGAGTTTTTGGATTTGACTAATACTTCAAGACTTTGGTTTCTTACAACCAAATCCACTAAAGCATATTGGGATATCAAGTTTGAGAAGGGTGATTACTTTGTTTTTGGTCCAGAAACTCGAGGTTTGCCGGAGGAGTTGATGGTTCCAGCTCAATCAATTACGCTGCCGATGTTAAGTAAAAATGCACGCAGTTTGAATTTAGCTAGCACTGTGCAAACTGTTGCCTATGAGGCTTTGAGACAGTTGACCCTGGCGTAGAATTGCAATCTGCCAGTTAGACTTGGGCGAGACTTCTTTCATTGGGATTAAGTATATCACTACTGGCACCCACTTGAACATCATTGGCGACCAGTTCTCTAACACTACTATCTATCGAACTGGTGGCATATTCTCGCAATGCTCTGTTGTAACCGAGGCTAGGGTTCTCTTTGGCAAATGCTATAAAGCCAATGATATTGTGTTGAATTCTGGCTTTGATAGTTTGTTCTAGATCACTTGTGCTCAATGTTAATAAATTGGCTTCAACTGCAACTCCATAGCGGCTTGCTAGTTTAAGTAGTCTTCGTTTTGTGTCACAAATATCATTGCAATTGTGTTTTGGTTCTGATTCTTTTTTTCTTGTCGCTTCCGCTGTTCTTCTTTCTTCGTGCTGTTCTCTGGTTCTCTTTAGATATTCTTGAGCTTGCTGCCTAGCTTTGTTCATCTGTTCAACCATCTGGTGGTAATAGCTCTGTTGCTGATACCAAAGTTGTTGTAATAAATTGTTGTCGCTTTTGCTTACTTGTGGTTTTGGAGTTTGCTTTGCTACTACTGGTTTGAGTTCTTCATTTTCAGGTTTTTTTATAATGACTTCTGTCACTTTGCTTTGGGCGATTTCTTTTTGCTTAGGTTTAAAACTCTGCTCAAGTATCTGTTTAGTTGAGTCTTTGATTTGTTGCCAATCTGTTGCTTCTATACTGGCATTAACTAATCCACCACCTGGTATAAGTGATAGTGCTGATCTTCTTAGTGCTGTGGTGAATGCTTCCACGTTTTGTCCCTTTTCCTTGTCCCTATAGTTACAAAGCAGGAAAAATGGTCTATTTTATAGTGATCTGCTTCAAGCCTGGGCTATTTGAGCTCTTTGCTGCATTTTTTGGCTTGTTTTTTCTAGGTTATCGGCAAAATTTTGTCCTGTAGACGATGAATGACTGGCATTAACTAGTTGAATCAAATGTGAAATGGCACTTGAATGCCCTGTCCTCATTAGTTTATTGACAGCGTCACCGGCATTGATACTTTGATGGGTTAACATCAAATATAGCCATAGAGATGGATTCACATGTGCCCGATTAAGAGCCATAGCTATAATATCGTTTAAACTTGCGTTACATAAATCAATCATGCCGTTATTAATACCTAAACGGCTAGCAATTTTATGAATCTTGTACCGCTCTGCATTATGGCTTGCACTGCAATGATGATCACCTTCGTTGTGACAACAAGAATCTGTCATTGGACCTTCCTTTAGGTCCGATAAGTGATCTTTGATATTCCTGGCTCTGCCTTATAAAGTATAAGGTCTTGACGCTTTGATAGACAGTTGTGGATATCTTGTCATCTCGTAGTAAAACGAAGATGGATGTGGAACAATCTAATTAATGGATATAGATGAACTCAACACAGGAGTTCTGCTATTTGATGGCGAGCTTCTCAAGATCCAAGAATTAAATCCTGCAGCGCAAAAGATTTTGGGCTGGAATTTGTCGAGCTTAAATGACAATATCAATGATCTTGGTGCTTTGAGTCAAGGACTGGCTGCGCTTGCCAAATTGATTCGTTCACTTAAATCCGAAGAGCTTCGAGAAGAAATTAAACAAAGCAAATCAAAACGAATTGAAATTAAAATCAATAGTCAGCATTTTAATTTATATCTGCAACAGCTTGAAGATGATTATATGCTTGAACTTAGTCAAATTATTTATCAGGATATGAAGCAAAGTACTCATGAACTTAAGCGCCCGATACAAAACATCAAAACTCTAGTTGAAACTCTTTTGCTTGGAGCCAAGGATGATGCTGTTAAAGCGCAAGAATATTTAGAGAAGCTTGATCATGAGGCAGACCGCTTGGGGACGATGGTTCAGGATATGCTTAGTCTTTCGCATGTGCTTAGTGGTTCAGTTGAATTGAACAAAATCGAACTTGATCTTGGGCAATTAGCAGACAAATTAATT
This window harbors:
- a CDS encoding nucleotidyl transferase AbiEii/AbiGii toxin family protein: MISILTDIYSNSKIAPHLGFKGGTALYFFYKLNRFSVDLDFDLLDPEKGLLVHETLLKICSNYGLIQDEALKHFGGLIAMSYQKGLHHLKIDVSHCTVNSSYKPKLFLGIPILVMQLEDMAANKLLALTERKVPAARDVFDAYFILQNKIDITESVIEGRTGLNLIEYLRKTIDFVENNFDYDLLDALGELVEPKQKTWVKEKMKQDTIVQLRIRLDSLENCF
- a CDS encoding radical SAM protein, which produces MERLSYVYGPVRSWRSGTSLGIDPIGSTSTCSFSCAYCQLGKIQKVTTEIKTYVPTEYIIEDLQALEASGGFVYEDLDVITFAGSGEPTLAQNLAQMIDAIRELYKDRKKQVPISILTNATMFNDSLVRERALHADLISLKLDAPNDEILSSVNQPAEGVSVASIVSGITMLALDCQADTTLQLQIMIMPKWLGKNEYLAEMAAVIRDLGINKLQINTPTRAKPVSKTGDYWIDTRGNHYGPGEADDIKPEYIEFTELPVITKEQAFALEDTWRELLRDSLPELEIVNVYKR
- a CDS encoding nucleotidyl transferase AbiEii/AbiGii toxin family protein, with the protein product MLDYQEITQYFPSTVQSDKRSVLREYLQHHILHLVFQSPISKKLIFIGGTALRIAYNTQRFSEDLDFDNKDLSLDEWIELGDYIQRELRLNGWNIDISKTRLNKTVFHYNIRFPGLLFQYEVSPHKNEVLLIKMDSENQGIEYQSNIFQFNKFDLNSKIKVMPIDIALSQKFRAFFDREMGRDLFDISSIAPKTKPNYDYLKQALNISSPQELKERVLARCQDLDLKHLVERSKGFLFKQSDISRILDFQEYMEQYEF
- a CDS encoding tRNA (cytidine(34)-2'-O)-methyltransferase; this encodes MINIVLYQPEIPQNTGNIARCCVANDLHLHLIKPLGFELSDKYLKRSGLDYWQHINYTVYNSWQEFLDLTNTSRLWFLTTKSTKAYWDIKFEKGDYFVFGPETRGLPEELMVPAQSITLPMLSKNARSLNLASTVQTVAYEALRQLTLA
- a CDS encoding HAMP domain-containing sensor histidine kinase, producing the protein MDIDELNTGVLLFDGELLKIQELNPAAQKILGWNLSSLNDNINDLGALSQGLAALAKLIRSLKSEELREEIKQSKSKRIEIKINSQHFNLYLQQLEDDYMLELSQIIYQDMKQSTHELKRPIQNIKTLVETLLLGAKDDAVKAQEYLEKLDHEADRLGTMVQDMLSLSHVLSGSVELNKIELDLGQLADKLINSAESRAASRKISLSNEIPKATKIFADKKYLDHLLANLIDNGIKYNRDGGKVQLHYKEGVLTVEDTGTGIPETDIAKVFDQFYRVQASSAIQGTGLGLAIVKAIVDLHGWTIEIESELNTGSRFLIRLS